DNA from Corvus hawaiiensis isolate bCorHaw1 chromosome 21, bCorHaw1.pri.cur, whole genome shotgun sequence:
GCTCAGTGAGAGCAGCATGCTATGAGATTCCAGGCTCTTCATGCTTGCCAGTTTCTCAACAAAGTTGAAGTGCCTTTGGACTCTACAGAAATAACTTCTATTGCTTCCCCTTTCTCACTAGAAGCCTCCCTCCAGACTGTGCTGGTtgaacagggatgggaaaatGGATTTGAGCTGCAGTGCCAAGGACAACCCAAGCTCGGTAGGCGGCGCATGGAAGAGACAGAAGCAGGGCAGAGTCAGGATGAGGGtcaatttaatttctgtgccaAACTGAGGTATGGAGCCTCTGCAGGGATGCGAGTGGGACATGAGCTGCCTGGATTGGTGTGCGGATGGAAGGAGGCCAGGCTGCCCAGCtgggccagctctgctccataCCACAGTCACTCCAGAGAGCCCGCAGCACCCTGTCCATCAGCCACAGGGGTCCCCAGGGGTTTTGTgccagcccctgtcccctggctctgcaggcacTCGGCTCTGTATGTGCTCCAGCAGGCAGGTCACTGCCTGGGCCAGGATCTGCTCCAGCTTCTCCCGCTCCCCAGCACTGAACAGAGACAGGACATAGTCGGGCACTGTCACATCACCCTCTGGCCGCCCAATGCCAATTCTGAGCCGGGTCATCTcctggagagaaaggaagagagctGGGGAGCTTCCCCTCAAAGTGTTCAGAGAGAGCTAGGCAAGGTGACAGTGCCAAGAGTGGGGCCGGGCAGCAAGGGAGCAGCTCTTCATGTTTTCCAGGTGGTTTTCAGTGCTTGCTCCAAGAAACATGATTTTGGAAGAGGCTTtttctgggctgtgctgagatCCCAGGCTCCTGCCAGACCTGGCAGAGCCCCTCAAGCTAATTGTTTCCATGTCCTCCACGGCGGCCAAACCCTCtgagaagaaggggaaggagaaaaggggggggggggaagggagctggggcttgTCTTATGGAAGTTAGAAAAATGGGGGGGACAAGCTATGCATTGAGGGGGGCACATGATTTATCCCCTTCCAATGAGGCCCACTCACGTTGGAATGCAAAGCATTGATGCAGGATTGGACCCCGTTGTGTCCCCttgggagagaaagagaaaatccaCGGTTAGTCTGTAAGAGacaccgcccccccccccccccgcccagTATAGCCCTGGGGTCTTCTGCtgcaggaatgtgggaatgtGGTCCCAGCCAGGGGCTGCAATCCCCATGTCCTGGTACTGCAGGAACATCCAGCCCTGGGGGCTCAGAGCAGTTGGCTGGGGGTTTgagggaagcagggctgggacagcacaTTCTGTGCATGTCAGCTCTTGCCGAAGCTGGTGCATGTGTGACTGAGCACTGCGGCCCAGTGCCATACCTGCCCCGTCCCGCAGTGGAAGCTTTCCGAGGTTAAATGTCTGCAgcctgccccaggagctggcGCTGGGCAGGCACAGTGGAGGCAGAGTGCTATAAAAAGCCCATGTGGTGCTGTCAATGGCCTGAATCCAGCCCACAGCCGCTTCCAGGaggctccctgccctccctgccagggcaggaacTGGGAGGCTGCCCAAACAGCCAGCTGTTGCCTCTGCAATGGATCGAGCCCAGGACAAGAGCTGAAAACATTGCAAGGCTGGTGGGATGGGGCCAAGAACAACTCATGAGCCTGTTAGGGCATGTTAAAGCCTCAAACCAGCTCACGAAATCAGAGAGCTGGGGCTACCCCATACCTTGCGCTGCCTCCCAGCTTGATTGCCACCTTGCCCAGGGCCTTGTCCAGGTCGTCGTGAACCAGGTAAATGTCTTCTGGGCCAAGGTTGTAAATCTCAGCtttggaaacagaaatacaaCCCAAGAAATGAGAGGGAGACAGACTCACCAGGCCCTgatcctgcagagctgtggaggGCACGGGGACAGCAGGGCTGTCACAGGGGTCTGGTGGCACTAGAGGCTTTGAGGCTGACCCAACTGCTCACCAGCACTGGCGACGCTGAGCCCACTGAGGTTCATGAACCTCCGTGGCTTGAGCAGCACCAGATCTAGGCCGTGGGCCGTGGCCAGGGTCACATCAGCGCAGCACCGCTTGTCCATTCGCCAGCCCTCGGCCACCGCCAGCTGCCGGGCCAGCCGGTCCAGCACCTCCATGCCCACGCTGTGCCGTGTGCCCCGCAGCCCGTAGTTGCCCAGGCCGGCCACCTGCGTGACAGCTGTCAACAGGGCTCTGATGGGCCACCATGAGGCCCCTGACCCCTGCACGGGCCTGATCCCCCCCAGCATGTCTCAGACCTGCTCCCTCCATCCTCCCCGCAGCTGGCTGAGTCGTCACAGCCTCAATCCCCACAGCATTCCCTTCAGTCTCTGTTCCCTCGGTGCCTCCCTCACAGCCCTGATCGCCCCTGTGCTCGTCCCTGACCTGATTTCCCCCGGCACTCCCCTCACAGTCCTGATCCACCCAGTTCTCCTCACAGCCCCGTTCCCCCGATTCCCCCGCTCCCCTCACAGTCCAGCTCCCTGGgctcccctcacagcccccacTGCCCCCCCGTTCCCCTCACGGCCTCGCTgcccccgcccccccgccctCACCATggcgcgcggccccgcccgccaCACGAGCGCTCGCGCGCGCCCCGCCAGCTCGGCCGCCGGCATCCCCCTCCTTGCCCGCGTGACGTCACGCCCGCGCGCCGCCAACGCCCCTCCGCGTCGCCTCGACCCCTGCCGCCATCTTGGTTACGGGCAAGGCCGCCATCTTTCTTGCGGGAGGCGGGGCGGTGTCGCTGTGGCGGTGCCGGGGGCGGTGTCGGTGTCGCGGTGTCACTGTCACGGTTGATAATGTCGCCACTGTTGATAATGTCCCGCGGGCCGGCTGGGCCTAGGGGTGGTCGTGGTGGAGACAGCGAGGCGCAGCCCGGGCGTTACTGGGGGCCGCGGCTTGGGAACCCCCTCGAGCCGAGAGAGGCTCTGTAGAGGGTCCCCGAGGGACTTGCAGGAGCAGTGAATGCCCCGGACTGTGTGTGTCTTTGTGTGTTTGTGCCTGCCCTTGGGAAACGCATTCATGGGGGAACACATCACTCCTCACACTCCCCCAAGCCATCTTTCAGCCCTGGGtgggtcctggccctgccaggAGGGCGGAGCTTTCTTCCAGGGCATTGTGACAGTTCACCCAGCCCAGCAACACATCACTGTGAAATTGCTTATCTTCCAAGTCCTTCCACACTACCCGCAGTCGGGAATCCAAGTAAAGACCTCAACTGTTTATTtcttaaaagatttattttaaaattagaaatgcGTAATATTTTTGGAAGAGGCAGAATTTTTGCCTCTGTCTTTGGCCAGCTCCTGGGCAGCCTTTGGGTGGTGTCTAAAATCCCTAAAGCTCAGGGCCCGGAGCTGGAATGGTCCCAAGCACTGTCAGCTCATTTCCGtacagggaaaagcagagcattGCAAGCTTTGCGAAGTACCCCTACACCCATCCCGTATGCAGGTTGTTCCTAGAGAGTGAATGACTCTGCTTCCTCTGACCTATTATTCCATAAAAGCACAGAGGATATCAAAATCTGGGCAAAAGCCAGGCTGCACATCCCATACTTGGCAGTCTGGAGCACTAATCTTCTCTAACTTGTCCCCAGGTCCCCCATTGTGACACTCCCCAGAAGCTGAACGGGTGCTGGCCCAGCCAAAGCCTGCAAGGTCTGACCAGCAGAAGGATGTACAAGAGGCTCCACAGCTCATAGCACCAACTCTGCTGTAGAAACCATCACTGAATAAAAGGCATTTTCAAAACCATTAGCAGCACTGTGGGCTTCCCTGGAGGTAGGATGAAATTCTTCATGGCTggtaaaaaaaagcaagaagacttttgttgttgttttcctggTTTGCTACAGGGAAATCCTTTAACCCTTAGGGGAAAGATGGATGAAGGGGTGGTAGGGGAGCCTGGCTCATGGCAGATCAGGTATTGCCCTCTCCCACATTACCCCTCTCACTTGATGTTGAAACTGGTCCCTACCAGCACCTATTCACAGTGAAAGGAAACTGGATGTGGGTGGTTCTAAAActtccttgaaaagaaaactttgtTGCCATGTTGAGGTGTTCACAGGAATCAGCACCAGTACTCACTCACATTGTGCCAAGGAGCTGAGGCATAGCTACGCTTAAAAAGGTTTTTTATAAAACTGTTAAAATGCTGTAAGGAAGAAATATTCTTCTGTGGGCTCAGAATCTTAACGGTATCAACAGCTGCCAGAAGTGGGGAGAGCTGCAGGTGGGTGCTGTTGACAGGGTGAGAACCTCCCTGACACTGCAGACCCTCTGAGCTTCTTCCCCATGTCATCACAGATGCATCAGGTGGTGGATCCACCCTTACCTGGCCAAGAGTGAACCAATAAAGTGCTTTAAATCACATCATTTGCACTTGGTCCCGCAGCTGCATTCTGCAGTGGCCTCCTTGGGGCTGGAGAGAGTTCACCAGGAGAGCACTTGTGCTGTGGAGAGCGACACACCATTCCCACTGCTCATCCCACCAGCCCTGGGTGCTTTCTAGTTCCGTATGGATCTGAGAGAGGCCCTTGCCAGTGACTAGAAGAAAAAACTGATGCGAGAGGCCACTGTTTTGCAGCCTGTTGATGAGAataatttctcttcttctgGGAAGTAGGGGATGCTGTCAGCCACTTCCTGGACAACACCCGGGCGTACTTCGAGGCCTTGCTGGACAAGCTCGCTGACTACGCACTGCTTTACATGGTGGTGCTTCAGTGGGAGGAAAGGCACAACAAAATCAATGAGATGTTCATTAATGATCCCAGATTTCCAGAAGCCACCTGCacaaggaaaggaggagaaagttTTACCTTCAGAGATCTCTGCAGTCCTTGCAATTCAAAGAGCTGCTTTGTGTGAAGCCAAAATACTCTGCTGAAGAGAGATCTGCTGGTTTTGTACAAGGAGAGGGTTGAACACATCATTTGTCACCTCTCCCCCAAACAGACTTGTTCTCCTGGAATGGGAGGGATTTAGCTTGTCTAGTCAGAATTtaagctctgctccctgtgctaAGGGCAAAGCAAGGAGATCCAGGCAGGGATCAATATAGCTCAGTGCCGTTCTGGCAAGTGTGCTGTGCTGTCTGCCAGCCTCCAGCTGCAAATACACCTTGTCTCCAAAGAACTTTGCTAAATGTGGCAACAGGTCTGCTGGCTCAGAAGCTGGTTCCCTTCGCCAGGAAACCTCAAGGGGATCGCAGTTCCAATCCCTCAAAACCCCCTTGTCCCTTTCTGGCTGCCTGGGAGGTGGCAGGTGGCGTGGGTGGCTTCCTAGAACAGGTGTGGCtacctgtgctgggctgtggggctaCAAGAAGAGCTCAGCTCCATGGACTCACTCTGAGGGTTTTCAAACATGGCCTTGGAGATGGCTGGCTCCAGGTCCTGCAGGCTGATCTCCTCCCTGTCCTTGCGAGCACGCCACAGAGCCAATGTCACGTTGTTGATCTGCTCCCCTCCTGCATTGCTGCACAAAAATGAGAGGCTTATCCAGTGTGTACCCAGGAAAATGGTGTCTCAGGTGGCACCTGACACCCACCAGCCTGCAGAGTGCAAGccggcagctcccagctgcctggcCCAAAATAACTCCTGTAGAGACAGCCAAATAACATGCAGAGGAGGCTTTTTCACACTCTCCAGATCTGTCTGTTCACAGTGAGATAGCATCTCTTGGCATTTGTAGAGGATCAAGGCTTGGAGAAGGAAAGGCAAAACAAGCGTATGCCCTGAAGTAGGTGCAACCTCTGCCCAAACGAGCAGCCATGAGCCAGAAGGCCCCATGGAGAGGCCTCTCTCACctgatgaagatgaagatggcTTTGCGGTAGTTGGTCCCGTACACAACCCATGAGGGTCCCAGGAACGGGATGATCACATCAATCAGGCCTGGGTGCATCTTGTCCATCTCATCAAAGAGAAAGGCTGACCGTCCACAGTTGGTCAAGTTCCCTTGGATCCAGCGCTTCAGGCTTTCCTAGGAAAAACACCCACCAAGCTGTAAGGCATCGAGATGGTGAGGGAGGCTCAGGCATCCCAGAGTACAGGCTGAGGCAGGAGCTCAAGCAGAGCCAAAGGTGCCGAGAGCAGCGTGTCTCTGCAGAGCACCACCCACTTGGAGCTCAAACAGCCAGTGCTGGGGAGGCCCCTTTATTCTGGGTTTCACACAGTGGCTGTGTACCAGCTTTATTAGCCCATTGTAGGTCTTTTATTACAGATTTAAAGAAGGAAGCAGCACACTAAAGCTGGAGATTCAGACTCCTACAGTTCCCCACGTTCTTCTCGTTCCCTGTTGTATCTACACAGTTCCCAGCTTCTTGCCAGCTCCTGTCTGGATGCAGAAACACGTGCCTGCACTGACCCAGAACAGCTCTGGCTCTTTATCATGGCTGAAGGTACTTCCCagcccacaaaaaaaccactcaCATTGCCTGGGGGCATGCATAACTCCTCACTGAAGCACTTCAGCCAGGAAGGGATTTACTTTTCCAAAAGCATTTCCTCTAAGGACACAACACAACAAATAACTCCTCCAAACACCCAGAAACTATAAGTCCAGGTGTGCTGAATCCCCACTCTGGTGAGAATCtggcattttgttttctctcctttctcagctTCAAGAGACAGAATGGCACCATGGAGAGTCTGGAACTGTTTGGGAGCTGTGTGCTCTGTGAGGAAGGGATTACAAGTCTAGTGATATGCAGGTTTTTACAGCCATCAGGCTGTTTAGAAAGCAATGGGAAAATTTTAGTGCCTTTCATCAAAGCCAAGCACTTTTGTTTGTGCATTCAAAGAGCTGTGTAAATATTTGAGAATGAGAACATGATCAGGGCAAGGACTGCTGCGGAGAGGATGAAAGTGATAACTGAGTATATCCCAGTTACTAGTGGATCCTTCAGCCATTGTATGGAGCCACTCACTCAGCTGTGTTTGTCTGAGAGGGTAAAACAAAGAGCTTTTATTCCTACTGCACTTCGGGAAACAGCTTGAATGCATATGTTCAAGACAGACATAGCCAAAAACCCCCAGCCAAGTGGCACTGCTGAGCGGTGGCCCTTACCTTGTACTGCTCTATCTGTTCAGCGTGGGGGAAATGCACTATGGGGGAGAAATGGTGAACATAGGGGCTCTGGAGCCCACGCTGGAAGAGGTAGCGGATGAGCATGGAGCTCACGTAGGTTTTGCCTGTTCCCGTCGAGCCATGGAAGGACATCACGAGGGGTTTCACTGGATTCGGGTTCTCCAGGAACTCTCTCACCCCCTTCATCACCTGCTGCCTCACCAGGGGCTGCCCCACCAGGTTGGTGGCCAAGTCAAACTCCAGACCTGAAACGAAGTGAAACCGGGACTTGGAGACCGCGGGTTGTCATCGCTCGTCCCGTCCCTGGGGTCCGCCCCGCTGGGCCCTGTCAGTCCCGGTTGCTGCACGGCCGGGAGACCCCGCTCCAGGGACGTCCCCGGGAAGGGTCTCCTGGAGCCGCGCTGGCTCCCGGGATCCCTTCGCCCGCTACCTCCCGGCCTCGGCGGCtgcgcgccccccgccccgggggTCCCCCTGCACCCAGACCCCCTTCCCGGCCGGCCGCTCCCGCTGACCGCGCAGGTCGGGCCCGAAGCCACACTCGCAGTCCGCCGAGAAGCCGCAGCGCAGCGCCCACAGGTCccaggcggcggcggggcgggcggcggccgccAGCAGCACCAACAGGAACCGGACCGGGCCCGGAGCCGCTGCAGGGGCCATAGCGGCCGCGGCTCCGGCACCGCCCACACTACAGCTCCCAGCGTGCCCCGCGCGGAGCCGGAGGCGGACGGGGCGGGGCCTGGTCCGTATCGCCCCGCCTCCCATCCGGGCagggtccctgtgcccccctcGCAGAGAAGAAGCGTCTGAAATTC
Protein-coding regions in this window:
- the PTRH1 gene encoding probable peptidyl-tRNA hydrolase isoform X2, translated to MPAAELAGRARALVWRAGPRAMVAGLGNYGLRGTRHSVGMEVLDRLARQLAVAEGWRMDKRCCADVTLATAHGLDLVLLKPRRFMNLSGLSVASAAEIYNLGPEDIYLVHDDLDKALGKVAIKLGGSARGHNGVQSCINALHSNEMTRLRIGIGRPEGDVTVPDYVLSLFSAGEREKLEQILAQAVTCLLEHIQSRVPAEPGDRGWHKTPGDPCG
- the PTRH1 gene encoding probable peptidyl-tRNA hydrolase isoform X1; this encodes MLGGIRPVQGSGASWWPIRALLTAVTQVAGLGNYGLRGTRHSVGMEVLDRLARQLAVAEGWRMDKRCCADVTLATAHGLDLVLLKPRRFMNLSGLSVASAAEIYNLGPEDIYLVHDDLDKALGKVAIKLGGSARGHNGVQSCINALHSNEMTRLRIGIGRPEGDVTVPDYVLSLFSAGEREKLEQILAQAVTCLLEHIQSRVPAEPGDRGWHKTPGDPCG
- the TOR2A gene encoding prosalusin isoform X2, translating into MAPAAAPGPVRFLLVLLAAAARPAAAWDLWALRCGFSADCECGFGPDLRGLEFDLATNLVGQPLVRQQVMKGVREFLENPNPVKPLVMSFHGSTGTGKTYESLKRWIQGNLTNCGRSAFLFDEMDKMHPGLIDVIIPFLGPSWVVYGTNYRKAIFIFISNAGGEQINNVTLALWRARKDREEISLQDLEPAISKAMFENPQSGFWKSGIINEHLIDFVVPFLPLKHHHVKQCVVSELVQQGLEVRPGVVQEVADSIPYFPEEEKLFSSTGCKTVASRISFFF
- the TOR2A gene encoding prosalusin isoform X1; the protein is MAPAAAPGPVRFLLVLLAAAARPAAAWDLWALRCGFSADCECGFGPDLRGLEFDLATNLVGQPLVRQQVMKGVREFLENPNPVKPLVMSFHGSTGTGKTYVSSMLIRYLFQRGLQSPYVHHFSPIVHFPHAEQIEQYKESLKRWIQGNLTNCGRSAFLFDEMDKMHPGLIDVIIPFLGPSWVVYGTNYRKAIFIFISNAGGEQINNVTLALWRARKDREEISLQDLEPAISKAMFENPQSGFWKSGIINEHLIDFVVPFLPLKHHHVKQCVVSELVQQGLEVRPGVVQEVADSIPYFPEEEKLFSSTGCKTVASRISFFF
- the TOR2A gene encoding prosalusin isoform X3, translated to MAPAAAPGPVRFLLVLLAAAARPAAAWDLWALRCGFSADCECGFGPDLRGLEFDLATNLVGQPLVRQQVMKGVREFLENPNPVKPLVMSFHGSTGTGKTYVSSMLIRYLFQRGLQSPYVHHFSPIVHFPHAEQIEQYKESLKRWIQGNLTNCGRSAFLFDEMDKMHPGLIDVIIPFLGPSWVVYGTNYRKAIFIFISNAGGEQINNVTLALWRARKDREEISLQDLEPAISKAMFENPQSESMELSSSCSPTAQHRWLLEIWDH